A part of Aegilops tauschii subsp. strangulata cultivar AL8/78 chromosome 2, Aet v6.0, whole genome shotgun sequence genomic DNA contains:
- the LOC141040840 gene encoding uncharacterized protein, giving the protein MTSASFCPKRRFRFELFWTKLEGFDEAVREAWTCSDDMVDPYKRLDALLRNTTSYLQARGQKKVGNVKLLMRVANWVIHKLDIAQERRMLGSEELWLRRSLKQALLGLAALERTIDRQRSRMKWLKQGDANTKLFQAFANGRRAKNFIMHIKREGVTITDQEQKEEAFFQAYERIIGQDMATEHTLDLQFLQVQSHDLRELENIITEEEVWEVIKELPPIVPLDLRDTLRLSINGHGQS; this is encoded by the coding sequence ATGACTAGTGCTAGTTTTTGCCCCAAGCGGCGCTTCCGGTTTGAGTTGTTTTGGACGAAGCTTGAAGGATTTGATGAGGCGGTGAGGGAGGCCTGGACGTGCAGTGATGACATGGTGGACCCATACAAGAGACTCGACGCTCTGCTCAGAAATACTACGAGCTACTTGCAGGCGAGGGGGCAGAAAAAGGTCGGCAATGTCAAGCTGTTGATGAGGGTGGCTAACTGGGTGATTCACAAACTGGACATAGCTCAAGAGCGACGGATGTTGGGAAGTGAGGAACTATGGCTGCGCCGAAGCTTAAAGCAAGCCCTCTTAGGATTGGCCGCGTTGGAGCGTACCATTGATCGCCAACGATCGAGAATGAAGTGGCTGAAGCAGGGAGATGCCAACACAAAACTCTTTCAGGCATTCGCGAATGGGCGCCGTGCGAAGAACTTCATCATGCACATAAAAAGAGAGGGAGTCACCATCACGGATCAGGAGCAGAAGGAGGAGGCTTTTTTCCAAGCGTACGAGAGGATTATTGGGCAGGATATGGCAACAGAGCACACCTTGGACTTGCAGTTCCTTCAGGTGCAGAGTCATGACCTGCGGGAGCTGGAGAATATCATAACAGAGGAGGAGGTTTGGGAGGTCATCAAGGAACTCCCCCCGATCGTGCCCCTGGACCTGAGGGATACATTGCGGCTTTCTATCAACGGGCATGGCCAATCATAA
- the LOC141041586 gene encoding uncharacterized protein isoform X1, producing the protein MQRGRAWHQGMQAAAQSHFGGGAPPSGCGHGGATNLPVGNPLKQLASATAAPIPGPRGGLAAAGRAASPSPAPRLQMQMDTAMVPSELCVVRRTPAMDDLERRLQLAMVVYAGGARREISPEFVVEALQDKAGILAERVSIHRHRPEDFLVVFARAEDRNRVSAMPVMEPRGVRLYFRQWIQQAQAIHVVFHFKAKIVMEGIPPHAWEREVTETLLGSSCLVDMIEPETSSRSDLSAFRLTAWTAQLEEIPSLRSPAVAEPGMRSPLMEPTLLQYKVLIHVDEISDYTAAEEPQFLGASSGSEQSGLPEDPDTSGMGGGRGPAKSRKVWRFGVRDERGGAGAGGGFAHGGGALSTTTAAVMSGEGQDWKIPHMQPVTGAPLQIRLGA; encoded by the coding sequence ATGCAGCGAGGAAGGGCATGGCACCAGGGGATGCAAGCGGCCGCGCAGTCCCACTTCGGAGGCGGAGctccgccgtcaggctgtggccATGGTGGCGCGACAAACCTCCCGGTCGGCAACCCCCTCAAGCAGCTCGcttccgccaccgccgcccccatCCCGGGCCCCAGAGGAGGCCTGGCCGCGGCTGGGCGCGCAGCGTCCCCTTCCCCGGCCCCAAGGTTGCAGATGCAGATGGACACGGCCATGGTGCCGTCAGAGCTGTGTGTCGTTCGGCGCACCCCGGCCATGGATGATCTGGAGAGGCGCCTCCAACTCGCCATGGTGGTGTACGCGGGCGGCGCTAGGAGGGAGATTTCGCCGGAGTTTGTGGTTGAGGCGCTCCAGGACAAGGCCGGCATTTTGGCCGAAAGGGTGTCGATCCATCGTCACCGGCCGGAGGACTTCCTCGTCGTATTTGCGCGGGCGGAGGATCGGAACCGGGTGAGCGCCATGCCGGTCATGGAGCCCAGGGGCGTTCGGCTGTATTTCAGGCAGTGGATCCAGCAAGCTCAGGCAATCCATGTGGTGTTCCATTTCAAGGCCAAGATCGTGATGGAGGGGATTCCGCCGCATGCCTGGGAGCGGGAGGTGACGGAGACTCTGCTGGGGTCATCCTGCCTGGTGGACATGATTGAGCCGGAGACGAGTTCTCGCTCAGACCTCTCGGCGTTCAGGTTGACGGCGTGGACAGCGCAGCTGGAGGAGATTCCGTCCTTgcggtcgccggcggtggcggagccAGGGATGCGTTCACCACTGATGGAGCCGACCCTTCTCCAGTACAAGGTACTGATTCACGTGGATGAGATCTCGGATTACACAGCGGCAGAAGAGCCACAGTTCTTGGGTGCTTCGTCAGGTAGCGAGCAGAGTGGCTTGCCGGAGGATCCTGACACATCGGGCATGGGCGGCGGTCGAGGACCTGCGAAATCGCGTAAAGTCTGGCGTTTTGGAGTGCGGGACGAGAGGGGCGGCGCCGGAGCTGGAGGAGGCTTTGCCCATGGTGGTGGTGCACTGAGTACGACGACCGCCGCGGTGATGTCCGGCGAAGGGCAGGATTGGAAAATCCCTCACATGCAGCCGGTGACGGGGGCCCCCCTGCAGATTCGGCTCGGTGCATGA
- the LOC141041586 gene encoding uncharacterized protein isoform X2 — MQRGRAWHQGMQAAAQSHFGGGAPPSGCGHGGATNLPVGNPLKQLASATAAPIPGPRGGLAAAGRAASPSPAPRLQMQMDTAMVPSELCVVRRTPAMDDLERRLQLAMVVYAGGARREISPEFVVEALQDKAGILAERVSIHRHRPEDFLVVFARAEDRNRVSAMPVMEPRGVRLYFRQWIQQAQAIHVVFHFKAKIVMEGIPPHAWEREVTETLLGSSCLVDMIEPETSSRSDLSAFRLTAWTAQLEEIPSLRSPAVAEPGMRSPLMEPTLLQYKRAEWLAGGS; from the exons ATGCAGCGAGGAAGGGCATGGCACCAGGGGATGCAAGCGGCCGCGCAGTCCCACTTCGGAGGCGGAGctccgccgtcaggctgtggccATGGTGGCGCGACAAACCTCCCGGTCGGCAACCCCCTCAAGCAGCTCGcttccgccaccgccgcccccatCCCGGGCCCCAGAGGAGGCCTGGCCGCGGCTGGGCGCGCAGCGTCCCCTTCCCCGGCCCCAAGGTTGCAGATGCAGATGGACACGGCCATGGTGCCGTCAGAGCTGTGTGTCGTTCGGCGCACCCCGGCCATGGATGATCTGGAGAGGCGCCTCCAACTCGCCATGGTGGTGTACGCGGGCGGCGCTAGGAGGGAGATTTCGCCGGAGTTTGTGGTTGAGGCGCTCCAGGACAAGGCCGGCATTTTGGCCGAAAGGGTGTCGATCCATCGTCACCGGCCGGAGGACTTCCTCGTCGTATTTGCGCGGGCGGAGGATCGGAACCGGGTGAGCGCCATGCCGGTCATGGAGCCCAGGGGCGTTCGGCTGTATTTCAGGCAGTGGATCCAGCAAGCTCAGGCAATCCATGTGGTGTTCCATTTCAAGGCCAAGATCGTGATGGAGGGGATTCCGCCGCATGCCTGGGAGCGGGAGGTGACGGAGACTCTGCTGGGGTCATCCTGCCTGGTGGACATGATTGAGCCGGAGACGAGTTCTCGCTCAGACCTCTCGGCGTTCAGGTTGACGGCGTGGACAGCGCAGCTGGAGGAGATTCCGTCCTTgcggtcgccggcggtggcggagccAGGGATGCGTTCACCACTGATGGAGCCGACCCTTCTCCAGTACAAG CGAGCAGAGTGGCTTGCCGGAGGATCCTGA